Proteins found in one Exiguobacterium sp. 9-2 genomic segment:
- a CDS encoding DUF92 domain-containing protein — MLSVTILFCLILAWTGRYFRLLTTSGAVLTMLVGSGVSFGFGLKGLVVLLLFFGSSSLLSKIGRSRKKSVDAIVEKEGARDGWQVLANGGVAFVAAIAYAMTMNFAYLLLFLFVIAASNADTWASEIGPLSRRDPWSLKTLRRVPAGTSGAMSLIGTLGTIAGAAFIALAAQWIFSLSLTEALLVTGIGVLGSLLDTLFGAMWQRVYECSVCEERTEKREHHGQPTAYVSGIWFLGNDAVNVMTSGLASGIGFIIVRFW, encoded by the coding sequence ATGTTAAGTGTTACGATTTTATTTTGTCTCATTCTCGCCTGGACTGGACGATATTTTCGCTTGTTGACGACAAGCGGGGCTGTCTTGACAATGCTCGTCGGCAGTGGTGTCTCATTTGGATTCGGCTTGAAAGGTTTAGTGGTGCTCTTACTCTTCTTTGGCAGCTCGAGTCTTTTATCGAAAATTGGGCGTTCTAGAAAAAAATCCGTGGACGCGATCGTCGAAAAAGAGGGTGCACGTGACGGATGGCAAGTACTTGCGAATGGAGGAGTAGCGTTCGTCGCTGCTATAGCCTACGCCATGACGATGAATTTTGCATATCTCTTGTTATTCCTATTCGTCATCGCGGCATCGAATGCCGATACATGGGCTTCGGAAATCGGTCCACTCTCAAGACGTGATCCATGGTCTTTGAAAACATTACGACGGGTACCAGCAGGAACGAGCGGAGCGATGTCGTTAATCGGAACGTTAGGAACAATTGCTGGAGCTGCGTTCATCGCTTTAGCAGCGCAGTGGATCTTCTCTCTTTCTTTGACAGAGGCCTTACTTGTGACAGGTATCGGTGTCCTTGGAAGTCTTCTCGATACACTATTTGGAGCAATGTGGCAACGCGTGTATGAATGTTCAGTTTGCGAGGAACGTACGGAAAAACGAGAGCATCATGGACAACCGACAGCTTACGTATCGGGTATTTGGTTTCTTGGAAATGATGCGGTAAACGTCATGACGAGTGGTCTAGCGAGTGGAATCGGGTTTATCATCGTCCGATTCTGGTAA
- a CDS encoding L-lactate dehydrogenase, with the protein MELHAKVTRVALIGAGAVGSSFAYQMSTAGLCEELVIIDVNKAKAEGEAMDLNHGTPFSSSPMRIWAGDYMDCREAEVVVITAGAPQKPGETRLDLVAKNALIMKEMIRQIMDSGFDGLIVVASNPVDIMAHLAWKYSGLPKSRVFGSGTVLDTARLRQMLGEYFHIDSRNAHAYILGEHGDTEFAAWSNSRIYGKTIDELLAEDDRYSQADLDQIYINVRDAAYHIIERKGATYYAIGLGLVRIVRAILGNENCLLTVGAYVDGQYGISGIHIGVPAIINRQGVREIIEVALTEEEMKKFHHSADVLRQTLEPVLQD; encoded by the coding sequence ATGGAATTACATGCGAAAGTAACACGGGTGGCGTTAATCGGAGCAGGTGCGGTCGGTTCAAGCTTTGCTTATCAGATGTCAACAGCCGGACTTTGTGAGGAACTTGTCATCATTGACGTCAATAAAGCAAAAGCAGAAGGTGAAGCGATGGACTTGAACCACGGAACCCCGTTTAGTTCTTCACCGATGCGGATCTGGGCTGGAGATTATATGGACTGCCGAGAGGCTGAGGTCGTCGTCATCACGGCGGGAGCTCCTCAAAAACCAGGAGAGACGAGACTCGATCTCGTCGCAAAGAATGCATTGATCATGAAAGAAATGATTCGTCAGATTATGGATTCTGGTTTTGATGGTCTCATCGTCGTGGCTTCCAATCCGGTTGATATCATGGCACATCTGGCTTGGAAATATTCCGGTCTTCCAAAATCACGCGTATTTGGATCAGGAACGGTGCTCGATACAGCACGTCTGCGTCAAATGCTTGGAGAATACTTTCACATCGATTCTCGCAATGCCCATGCCTACATTCTTGGAGAACATGGAGATACGGAATTCGCTGCCTGGAGTAATAGCCGTATTTATGGAAAAACAATTGATGAACTACTTGCTGAGGACGATCGTTACTCTCAAGCAGACCTTGATCAAATCTATATCAACGTTCGGGATGCTGCCTATCATATTATCGAACGTAAAGGAGCAACTTATTATGCGATTGGACTTGGACTTGTTCGAATCGTGCGTGCCATCCTTGGGAACGAGAACTGTTTGTTGACGGTCGGGGCGTATGTAGATGGGCAGTACGGGATTTCCGGCATTCACATCGGAGTACCGGCGATCATCAATCGTCAAGGTGTGCGGGAAATCATTGAAGTCGCGTTGACAGAAGAAGAAATGAAGAAGTTTCATCATTCTGCTGATGTATTGCGTCAGACACTCGAACCTGTCTTGCAAGATTAA
- a CDS encoding GNAT family N-acetyltransferase gives MYTFRKLTKEDAEQYWNLRLEGLKNHPDAFGHSFDDEQQTPLREVREGLEGEPDSDEIWLGMFDGDVLFGFGQVKPYELSRESHKAMISGVYVSPAYRGGTGRALMEALIDEAKKLPDVEQVILAVLSGNEAAQSLYESLGFEVYAEDPDSVKLEDGTYRDDIWMKKYV, from the coding sequence ATGTATACTTTTCGAAAATTAACTAAAGAGGATGCAGAACAATACTGGAATCTACGCCTTGAGGGATTAAAGAATCATCCAGATGCGTTCGGTCATTCGTTTGACGATGAACAGCAAACCCCGCTCCGCGAAGTACGAGAAGGTCTAGAAGGAGAACCCGACTCCGATGAGATTTGGCTCGGTATGTTCGACGGCGATGTATTGTTTGGGTTTGGTCAGGTCAAGCCATATGAACTGTCACGTGAATCGCACAAAGCGATGATTTCCGGAGTATATGTTTCGCCTGCATATCGTGGAGGGACCGGTCGTGCTCTAATGGAGGCCTTGATCGACGAGGCGAAGAAGTTACCAGACGTTGAGCAAGTCATTCTTGCCGTATTATCAGGAAATGAAGCAGCGCAAAGTCTTTACGAATCGCTCGGCTTTGAAGTATATGCCGAAGATCCAGACTCCGTAAAATTAGAAGATGGCACATACCGCGATGATATTTGGATGAAAAAATACGTCTAA
- a CDS encoding M42 family metallopeptidase → MKEVIRTIEELVSIPSPTGSTKEAITYVEKRLMAEGITYRKLEKGAILATLPGASTRTRLLTAHVDTLGAMVKEILPTGRLSLSQLGGYAWTAIEGENCLVHKMDGQTISGTIVFHHSSVHTSRETNKTERSADNIEVRLDIRSTTAEETRVAGIEVGDVVTFDPRFLYTETGFVKSRHLDDKASVALLLELIKEWKTIDLPHTVQILISNYEEVGFGGNAGFTEEVAEYIAVDMGALGDGQHSDEFTVSICAKDGSGPYDLALRHQLTRLAQRNSIPYKVDIYPFYSSDASAAVRAGHDVRHGLFGPGIESSHSYERTHETSLQATYDLLHAYVKEPMVDEDTV, encoded by the coding sequence ATGAAAGAAGTCATACGTACGATTGAAGAGCTGGTCTCGATTCCAAGTCCGACAGGTTCGACGAAAGAAGCGATTACATACGTAGAAAAGCGATTGATGGCAGAAGGCATCACGTATCGAAAACTCGAGAAAGGAGCCATCTTAGCGACTTTGCCTGGTGCTTCAACTCGCACGCGGTTACTGACGGCACACGTCGATACATTAGGGGCAATGGTAAAAGAGATTTTACCAACGGGACGACTCAGTTTATCACAATTAGGGGGCTATGCTTGGACAGCGATCGAAGGAGAGAACTGTCTCGTGCATAAGATGGACGGTCAAACAATTTCCGGTACGATTGTTTTCCATCATTCGAGTGTCCATACGTCACGCGAGACGAACAAAACGGAACGGTCCGCTGATAATATTGAAGTCCGACTTGATATTCGTTCGACGACAGCCGAAGAGACGCGCGTCGCGGGAATTGAAGTAGGAGACGTCGTGACGTTTGATCCGCGTTTCCTCTATACGGAAACTGGGTTTGTGAAATCGCGCCATCTCGATGATAAAGCATCGGTTGCTTTGTTGCTTGAATTGATTAAAGAATGGAAAACCATCGACCTGCCACACACGGTCCAGATCCTGATTTCAAATTACGAAGAGGTTGGGTTCGGTGGAAATGCTGGATTCACGGAAGAAGTCGCAGAATATATCGCGGTCGACATGGGTGCGTTAGGAGATGGTCAGCACTCTGACGAATTCACGGTCTCAATTTGTGCAAAAGATGGTTCCGGTCCGTATGACTTAGCGTTACGTCATCAGCTAACACGTCTAGCACAACGCAATAGTATCCCATATAAAGTTGATATTTATCCGTTCTATAGCTCGGACGCTTCGGCAGCAGTGCGTGCGGGACATGATGTTCGACACGGACTATTTGGTCCGGGGATTGAATCGAGCCATTCTTACGAACGAACACATGAGACGTCATTACAAGCGACCTATGATTTGCTACATGCGTATGTAAAGGAGCCGATGGTCGATGAAGACACTGTATGA
- a CDS encoding YqgQ family protein has product MKTLYDVQQLLKTYGTFIYLGDRASDIAMMMLELDELQEAGVLEQRQYDSAKLILRHELKRSQSDNV; this is encoded by the coding sequence ATGAAGACACTGTATGATGTACAACAGTTACTTAAGACGTATGGAACATTCATCTATCTAGGAGATCGAGCATCAGATATTGCGATGATGATGCTCGAACTTGATGAATTGCAAGAAGCAGGCGTTTTGGAGCAACGTCAGTATGATTCAGCAAAACTCATCTTACGACATGAATTAAAACGTTCACAATCCGATAATGTTTAA
- a CDS encoding ROK family glucokinase, whose translation MKWLLGIDIGGTTVKMAILDLQGIIVEKWEIETVILNDGAQIPGDIAKSFFEKCQESNKRPEDFVGAGIGAPGFIDFNTGVVEKAVNIGWHNFELVGEFERLTGLPAVLENDANAAAIGEMWKGAGSGATELLAVTLGTGVGGGLITNGQIVHGTVGMAGEIGHITMLPEGGVMCGCGRKGCLETIASATGIARLGLEKRKGQESLLNDIKAVTAKDVFEAYEKGDRIATDVVEEVTFHLGLAISNLANSINPEIIVIGGGVSKAGETLLAPLRQQFERFALPRVFGSTTFKIAELGNDAGVIGCAWLAKQMFLKK comes from the coding sequence ATGAAATGGTTACTCGGCATTGATATCGGTGGAACGACAGTGAAGATGGCAATTTTGGATTTGCAAGGCATCATCGTAGAAAAATGGGAAATTGAGACGGTGATCCTGAATGATGGTGCACAAATTCCAGGAGATATTGCAAAATCATTTTTTGAGAAGTGTCAAGAAAGCAACAAACGACCAGAGGATTTTGTCGGAGCAGGTATTGGTGCGCCAGGATTCATCGACTTTAATACGGGTGTCGTTGAAAAGGCAGTCAACATCGGGTGGCATAATTTTGAACTCGTTGGTGAATTCGAACGGTTGACAGGTTTACCGGCAGTACTTGAAAATGATGCGAACGCAGCAGCGATCGGTGAGATGTGGAAAGGTGCCGGTAGTGGCGCAACAGAATTACTCGCGGTCACACTTGGTACGGGTGTCGGTGGTGGTCTGATCACGAACGGACAAATCGTTCACGGTACGGTCGGAATGGCAGGAGAAATCGGTCATATCACGATGTTGCCTGAAGGTGGCGTCATGTGTGGATGTGGACGTAAAGGATGCCTTGAGACGATTGCTTCAGCAACGGGTATCGCCCGTCTTGGTCTTGAGAAACGTAAAGGACAAGAATCGCTACTGAATGACATTAAAGCAGTGACGGCGAAAGATGTATTTGAAGCGTATGAGAAAGGCGATCGTATCGCAACGGATGTTGTAGAGGAAGTGACGTTCCACCTCGGACTTGCGATTTCAAATCTAGCAAATAGTATCAATCCGGAAATCATCGTCATCGGTGGTGGTGTCTCGAAAGCAGGTGAAACACTGCTTGCACCACTACGTCAGCAATTTGAACGGTTTGCGTTACCCCGTGTCTTTGGATCAACGACGTTCAAGATTGCTGAACTCGGAAACGATGCTGGAGTCATCGGGTGTGCATGGCTTGCTAAGCAAATGTTCTTGAAAAAATGA
- a CDS encoding LTA synthase family protein codes for MQQDANIWSRMRLKMGQGVRSTYKEHKLFWIATLLIWLKTYLAYTLFFNVPVTNSAQAFILLINPISSALFMFGFSFFFRGNVQKWFIYGTLFVATIILYADIIFFRFFNDYLTLPVLFQTSNAETVSASLASLLSWADLLIVGDLIILPFFLRKMDMSKNVASRGRAILAFVAAVVVFLGNLTLAETERPELLTRAFDRELLVKNIGTFNFHMYDALIQSKTSAQKALADSSELSEVQNFIDSKHAAANPAMFGKYKGKNVIVISFESAQSFAVGLKAPNGQEITPNLNKLIKESHSWDNFYHNTGQGKTSDAEFILENSIYPLGRGSAFFTNGENEFRATPEMLKEDGYYSAVFHANNKSFWNRDIVYNSFGVDRFFSETDYDLGDPADLTEWGLLDDKFFEQSLPMLKDLPRPFYSKFITLTNHYPFEMPKPEDELVPPLETSSTTLNHYVQALAYQDMALGKFIEGLKKDGTWDDTIFMVYGDHYGISTNHNAAMAELMNKDELTPYDVAQLQRVPFVIHLPGQTKGVKHENVASQIDIKPTLLHLLGHDFKNEILFGTDLFSKQHKDYALFRDGSVVTDKTVYTQETCYDRKTGEEVKDGEQAEMCKQSTKQSEKELGLSDKVIYGDLLRFLQTSK; via the coding sequence ATGCAGCAAGACGCAAACATCTGGTCGCGAATGCGCCTAAAGATGGGTCAAGGCGTTCGCAGTACTTATAAAGAGCATAAGCTTTTTTGGATTGCGACCTTATTGATTTGGTTAAAAACGTATTTAGCGTATACACTTTTCTTCAACGTTCCCGTAACGAATTCCGCGCAAGCATTCATTCTACTAATTAATCCAATTAGTTCAGCGCTCTTCATGTTTGGATTTAGCTTCTTCTTCCGAGGAAATGTCCAAAAATGGTTCATCTACGGTACACTGTTCGTCGCAACCATCATTTTATATGCGGACATCATTTTTTTCCGCTTCTTTAATGATTACTTGACGTTGCCAGTATTGTTCCAAACTTCGAATGCAGAGACGGTTTCCGCTTCACTCGCATCGCTTTTAAGTTGGGCTGATTTACTGATCGTCGGCGATTTGATCATCTTACCATTTTTCTTACGGAAAATGGATATGTCCAAAAACGTCGCGTCACGTGGGCGCGCAATTCTTGCATTCGTCGCAGCAGTCGTCGTCTTCCTTGGAAACTTGACGCTTGCTGAGACAGAACGTCCAGAATTATTGACACGTGCCTTTGACCGGGAATTACTCGTTAAGAACATCGGAACATTTAACTTCCATATGTATGACGCACTCATCCAGTCGAAGACATCTGCGCAAAAAGCACTTGCGGATAGCTCTGAGTTATCAGAAGTCCAAAACTTCATCGATTCGAAGCATGCTGCAGCCAATCCGGCGATGTTCGGCAAGTATAAAGGTAAGAACGTCATCGTCATCTCGTTTGAGTCAGCTCAATCATTTGCCGTTGGTTTAAAAGCACCAAACGGTCAAGAAATTACACCGAACTTGAATAAATTGATCAAGGAATCCCATTCATGGGATAACTTCTATCACAACACAGGACAAGGGAAAACGTCAGATGCTGAGTTCATTCTTGAGAATTCGATCTATCCACTTGGTCGTGGATCTGCATTCTTTACGAACGGAGAGAACGAATTCCGTGCAACACCTGAGATGTTGAAAGAAGATGGCTATTACTCAGCTGTTTTCCATGCGAATAACAAGTCATTCTGGAACCGGGACATCGTCTACAACAGTTTCGGCGTAGATCGTTTCTTCTCGGAGACGGATTATGATTTAGGGGATCCAGCAGATTTGACGGAGTGGGGCTTACTCGATGACAAGTTCTTTGAACAGTCACTTCCGATGTTAAAAGATTTACCACGTCCGTTTTATTCGAAATTCATTACGTTAACGAACCACTATCCATTTGAGATGCCAAAACCAGAAGATGAACTCGTACCACCGCTTGAAACGAGTTCTACGACACTGAACCACTACGTTCAGGCGCTAGCGTATCAAGATATGGCACTCGGTAAGTTCATCGAAGGTCTAAAAAAAGATGGTACGTGGGATGATACGATCTTCATGGTATACGGTGACCATTACGGTATTTCAACAAACCATAATGCTGCAATGGCAGAACTCATGAACAAAGATGAGTTGACTCCGTATGATGTTGCGCAACTGCAACGTGTACCGTTCGTCATTCATTTACCGGGTCAAACGAAAGGTGTCAAACACGAAAATGTTGCGAGTCAAATCGATATTAAACCAACATTGCTTCACCTGTTAGGTCATGATTTCAAGAATGAGATCTTGTTCGGTACCGATCTCTTCTCAAAACAACATAAAGACTATGCGTTGTTCCGTGACGGTTCTGTCGTAACAGATAAGACGGTCTACACGCAAGAAACATGTTATGACCGTAAGACAGGAGAAGAAGTGAAGGACGGGGAACAAGCGGAAATGTGTAAACAATCTACGAAACAATCTGAGAAAGAATTAGGACTCTCAGATAAAGTCATCTATGGCGACTTGCTACGTTTCCTTCAAACTTCAAAATAA
- a CDS encoding DUF2759 domain-containing protein has product MHLDQPIGWLFFFVALVGVWAVVRSLKKRQMFPLVFAALTVVLFGWFGIATLIYGGIPS; this is encoded by the coding sequence ATGCATTTGGATCAACCAATCGGTTGGCTTTTCTTCTTCGTCGCACTCGTCGGTGTTTGGGCCGTCGTTCGTTCACTTAAGAAACGCCAAATGTTTCCACTCGTATTCGCAGCCCTAACTGTCGTCTTATTCGGCTGGTTTGGGATTGCGACATTGATTTACGGCGGTATTCCATCGTAA
- a CDS encoding MBL fold metallo-hydrolase encodes MEIVMITSGMASENGYLLFKDKECLVIDPGTEDMRFFDEIESRGATLKGILLTHAHFDHIGGVDMLRRFTKAPVYVHAEEAGWLGNPEWNGSAKFGMPPMRMKPADHLLQPGQLAIGNFSMHVLETPGHSPGSVTFYFKGERIAFGGDLLFQQGVGRTDLYGGNQDVLMRSLDRLIAELPADTTVYPGHGPNTTIRQEMKTNPFL; translated from the coding sequence ATGGAAATCGTCATGATCACTTCCGGTATGGCATCTGAGAATGGCTACTTGTTATTTAAGGACAAGGAGTGTCTCGTCATTGATCCAGGAACAGAAGATATGCGTTTTTTCGATGAAATTGAAAGTCGAGGAGCAACCTTAAAAGGAATCCTTTTGACCCATGCTCACTTTGACCACATTGGTGGTGTAGATATGTTACGACGCTTCACGAAAGCTCCTGTCTACGTTCATGCGGAAGAGGCAGGCTGGCTTGGTAATCCAGAATGGAATGGTTCGGCAAAATTCGGCATGCCGCCGATGCGCATGAAGCCAGCCGATCATCTGTTACAACCAGGACAATTGGCAATCGGTAACTTTTCAATGCATGTACTTGAGACGCCAGGGCACTCACCAGGAAGTGTGACGTTCTATTTCAAGGGAGAACGAATCGCATTCGGTGGGGATCTCCTATTCCAACAAGGCGTCGGGCGAACGGATCTTTATGGTGGGAATCAAGACGTATTGATGCGTTCGCTCGATCGACTCATTGCGGAACTACCAGCAGACACGACAGTCTATCCGGGTCACGGTCCAAATACGACGATCCGACAAGAGATGAAAACCAATCCGTTTCTATAA
- a CDS encoding DUF2626 family protein: MGRMYRVLGFWTGIIAVMAFIGALGGDASSSEHTDSFLVMGFVFLAQTVFFAALGYLRLTEKTYVYIFGAYLTVFFIVFTYWSNFQM; the protein is encoded by the coding sequence ATGGGGAGAATGTACCGCGTACTCGGTTTCTGGACTGGTATCATCGCAGTCATGGCATTTATCGGCGCATTGGGTGGCGATGCAAGCTCAAGTGAGCATACGGATTCATTTTTAGTCATGGGCTTCGTCTTCTTGGCACAAACTGTCTTTTTTGCAGCGCTTGGTTACTTGCGTTTAACTGAAAAAACGTATGTCTATATCTTTGGAGCTTACTTAACTGTATTTTTCATCGTCTTTACGTACTGGTCGAACTTCCAGATGTAA
- a CDS encoding Spx/MgsR family RNA polymerase-binding regulatory protein — protein sequence MANELVFFTYPSCTSCRKTKSWLKEEHVDVEERHLFRNAPTVDELMELLKLSTDGIESLLATRSQAFKDLGIDIEDMKLSELLRLMSDNPKLLRRPIITDGKQLVIGYDKPGLETLAKRKHRTIAHVS from the coding sequence ATGGCGAATGAGTTAGTCTTTTTCACATATCCAAGTTGTACATCATGTCGTAAAACGAAATCATGGTTAAAAGAGGAACATGTTGATGTAGAGGAACGTCATCTGTTCAGAAATGCTCCAACAGTTGATGAACTCATGGAACTGTTAAAATTATCGACAGACGGGATTGAAAGTTTGCTCGCAACACGCAGTCAAGCCTTCAAAGATCTCGGCATTGATATTGAAGACATGAAACTCAGTGAGTTATTACGCCTCATGAGTGACAACCCGAAGTTGTTACGCCGTCCAATCATTACTGATGGAAAACAACTCGTTATCGGGTATGATAAACCGGGTCTTGAGACATTAGCGAAGCGTAAACATCGGACAATTGCACACGTATCATAA
- a CDS encoding ATPase, T2SS/T4P/T4SS family, with protein MKEWTTQLMERFEALGATDVHFVPNETRVRIVCRTSDGLCEQDDVELTRYRTLVSHIRYEANLKEQNERIPQSGLYPHGKKGMRVSLLPSRQGDAMSWRFYRSTVSRETALQTLHDQLDFAWLAEQRHGCIVISGSTGAGKTTMLYSLMSAMEEKRIISIEDPVECTVPNVLQLELNEKAGFTATRCFEEILRADPDWIAFGEVRTREAARLTMNAALSGHVVLFTLHAGSIDEARLRLRSLGIEESELAVCQRIIHLERKGEDVRCTVRNLQAAIKVGS; from the coding sequence ATGAAGGAATGGACGACACAACTCATGGAACGATTCGAAGCACTCGGTGCAACAGATGTTCATTTCGTTCCGAACGAGACTCGCGTCCGAATCGTTTGTCGAACGAGCGATGGGCTGTGTGAACAAGATGACGTAGAACTGACACGTTACCGGACGCTTGTCAGCCATATTCGCTATGAGGCGAACTTAAAGGAACAAAATGAACGAATTCCGCAAAGTGGCTTGTATCCACATGGGAAAAAGGGAATGCGTGTCTCGTTGTTACCGAGTCGACAAGGGGATGCGATGTCGTGGCGTTTTTATCGTTCGACAGTCTCTCGAGAAACGGCTTTACAAACGTTACATGATCAATTGGACTTCGCATGGTTAGCTGAACAACGACATGGGTGTATCGTCATTTCCGGATCGACAGGTGCAGGAAAGACGACGATGTTATATTCCTTGATGAGTGCAATGGAAGAAAAACGAATCATCTCGATTGAAGATCCGGTGGAATGTACGGTACCAAACGTCTTACAACTGGAACTAAATGAAAAAGCAGGCTTCACTGCTACGCGATGTTTTGAGGAAATACTGCGAGCGGATCCAGATTGGATTGCTTTTGGTGAGGTGCGGACAAGGGAGGCAGCACGTTTGACGATGAATGCTGCCCTTAGTGGTCACGTCGTGTTGTTTACGCTACACGCTGGAAGTATTGATGAAGCGCGATTACGATTGCGCAGTTTAGGTATCGAAGAGTCAGAGCTAGCTGTCTGTCAACGCATCATTCATCTCGAGCGAAAAGGAGAGGATGTCCGCTGTACCGTCAGAAACTTACAAGCCGCGATCAAAGTCGGTTCTTAA
- a CDS encoding type II secretion system F family protein, giving the protein MLSKGISAKETLLILKRFERHPFSEVVGEMEQRLEKGDSFAASLEPLALTNTLKRLLFVGERTERPLLVLRQIVKLLDLETEMRSKFWKMIRYPLVLATSLFLLFFFYALYVFPSLLEMSDPKTLPSFLHLLLHPSAKYMLASIPVILLTSGYLFFRFFPLNRILRLKPLQRLIRLYYSYLFTIEVGSFIDAGFSLEETFRHLEQGQANKKGHLYARLHAKQQAGEPLAEALGEDEIIEAETIGIVHLARESGDLGPLLLEQATLLHESMEEELEKKLLWIEPILYGGLTIMTGTLFLILYYPIQLAIQQLPF; this is encoded by the coding sequence TTGTTATCAAAAGGAATTTCCGCGAAAGAGACGCTACTCATTTTAAAACGATTCGAGCGTCATCCGTTCTCGGAAGTGGTCGGAGAAATGGAGCAACGTCTTGAAAAAGGAGACTCCTTTGCAGCATCCCTTGAACCGCTTGCGTTAACGAATACCTTAAAACGACTTCTTTTTGTTGGAGAAAGGACAGAGCGACCATTGCTTGTTCTTCGCCAAATCGTGAAACTGCTCGACCTCGAAACAGAAATGCGATCGAAGTTTTGGAAGATGATCCGATATCCGCTTGTTCTAGCGACCAGTCTATTCCTGCTGTTCTTCTTTTACGCCCTCTACGTATTTCCATCTCTCCTCGAGATGTCGGACCCGAAAACTCTCCCCTCATTTCTTCATCTTCTTCTTCACCCCTCTGCGAAATATATGCTCGCAAGTATTCCCGTTATTTTGTTAACCTCCGGTTACCTCTTCTTTCGCTTCTTTCCATTAAACCGTATTTTACGACTGAAACCGTTACAGCGTTTGATTCGTCTCTACTACAGCTATTTATTCACGATCGAAGTAGGATCGTTTATCGATGCTGGCTTTTCGCTCGAAGAGACCTTTCGTCATCTAGAGCAAGGACAAGCGAATAAAAAAGGTCATTTGTACGCTCGTTTGCATGCTAAACAACAGGCGGGGGAACCACTTGCAGAAGCGCTTGGCGAAGATGAGATCATCGAAGCCGAGACGATTGGAATAGTCCATTTAGCGCGAGAAAGTGGAGATCTTGGTCCGTTGTTGCTTGAACAAGCGACGCTCTTGCATGAGTCGATGGAAGAGGAGTTAGAGAAAAAGTTGTTATGGATCGAGCCGATTTTGTACGGGGGATTGACGATCATGACAGGAACGTTGTTTCTCATCTTATATTATCCGATTCAGCTAGCGATACAGCAGCTTCCATTTTAA
- a CDS encoding competence type IV pilus major pilin ComGC codes for MKQFLKRQDGFTLLEMAAVLLIISLLLLVLIPTMTSGKDQAKGVSCEANIRVIRSEVNLYYAKEKKYPESLQTINRGTADKPNALVCDQETYTYDPKTGELTK; via the coding sequence ATGAAACAATTCTTAAAACGACAGGACGGATTCACTTTACTGGAGATGGCAGCCGTCTTATTGATCATTTCGTTGTTACTGCTCGTTTTGATTCCAACGATGACAAGTGGAAAGGATCAGGCGAAAGGTGTAAGTTGTGAGGCGAACATTCGAGTCATTCGTTCGGAGGTCAATTTGTATTACGCCAAAGAGAAAAAGTACCCAGAATCGCTCCAGACGATCAATCGGGGAACCGCCGATAAACCGAATGCCCTCGTCTGTGATCAGGAGACGTATACGTATGATCCGAAGACTGGCGAACTTACGAAGTGA
- a CDS encoding prepilin-type N-terminal cleavage/methylation domain-containing protein: MIRRLANLRSEQGFTLFEMTAVLTIIACLLVLLLPALFEKRPDWIPLEQEVRLMEQDIQTLRLMQYSKQDQALMQFRFRGDGTGYLVLADDRLLWQRTFQNGHTCAVPPSNRIIYFKSYHSIYAATWSCRSATAEYEIKFLLGNYQMAIRKVR, from the coding sequence ATGATCCGAAGACTGGCGAACTTACGAAGTGAACAAGGATTTACCTTATTTGAGATGACGGCGGTACTGACAATCATTGCTTGTTTACTTGTTTTGTTGTTGCCGGCACTATTTGAAAAACGACCGGACTGGATTCCGCTTGAACAAGAGGTTCGTCTAATGGAACAAGATATTCAGACGCTTCGGCTCATGCAGTACTCGAAACAAGATCAAGCATTGATGCAGTTTCGATTTCGAGGAGACGGGACAGGATACCTTGTACTTGCGGATGACCGGCTGTTATGGCAACGAACGTTCCAGAATGGGCATACATGTGCCGTTCCCCCGTCAAACCGCATCATCTACTTTAAGAGCTATCACTCGATTTATGCAGCGACGTGGTCTTGCCGTTCGGCAACAGCCGAGTATGAAATTAAATTCTTACTTGGGAACTATCAAATGGCAATCCGTAAAGTGAGGTGA